From the genome of Pantoea alfalfae, one region includes:
- a CDS encoding glycoside hydrolase family 15 protein yields MSKVKRKIEDHGVIGDLRTCALVANDGTIDYLCWPELDSPSVFAALLDSDDAGLFSLAPDWPNARRQQLYLPDTNILQTRWLDDEGVAEITDYMPICDDKNKLPRLIRRVKMIRGSATFQLHCSPRHDYARAQTRAEAHNGCIDFHAEGQPSLRLAASVVMTLEDDSATAHFTLKPGEHAQFEFGSVDDAHIEALATEHCFEETLNYWRRWSAHSTYQGRWREMVQRSALVLKLLTSHQHGSIAAAATFGLPEELGGERNWDYRASWIRDASFSMYALMRLGYVDEAKHFTHWVGRCVENSHHDEMRLQVMYRLDSGTELHEMELLNLSGYADSRPVRIGNDAWQQTQLDIYGELMDAVYLANKYGEAISQRGWEHVVKMIDWLCDNWNQPDAGIWEMRGEPEHFLHSRLMCWVALDRALRLGMKRSLPMPYERWDRARREIREDIWANFWNSERGHFSATRHGEHLDASMLLMPLVRFVGATDPDWIATLDAIKTNLVSDGMVRRYNTHETPADGLKGSEGSFGACSFWYVECLARAGRIQEAHFEFEKLLSYANPLGLYAEEFDSHGHALGNTPQALTHLALISAAFFLNRKLSGEQTQWQP; encoded by the coding sequence ATGAGTAAGGTAAAACGTAAGATTGAAGACCACGGCGTCATCGGTGATTTGCGCACCTGTGCGCTGGTCGCGAATGACGGCACCATTGATTATCTCTGCTGGCCGGAACTCGACAGCCCGTCGGTGTTTGCCGCCCTGCTCGATAGCGATGATGCCGGCCTTTTCTCCCTGGCCCCTGACTGGCCCAATGCGCGGCGTCAGCAGCTTTACCTGCCCGATACCAATATTCTGCAGACCCGCTGGCTGGATGATGAGGGCGTAGCGGAAATCACCGACTACATGCCGATTTGTGATGATAAGAACAAACTGCCGCGCCTGATCCGCCGGGTCAAAATGATCCGCGGCAGCGCAACCTTCCAGCTGCACTGTTCACCGCGTCATGACTATGCCCGGGCGCAGACCCGTGCCGAAGCGCACAACGGCTGCATCGACTTCCATGCCGAAGGCCAGCCGTCATTGCGCCTTGCGGCCTCCGTGGTCATGACGCTGGAGGATGACAGCGCCACCGCCCACTTCACATTAAAGCCCGGCGAACATGCGCAGTTTGAATTTGGCAGCGTGGATGATGCACATATCGAAGCGCTGGCGACCGAACACTGTTTCGAAGAGACGCTTAACTACTGGCGACGCTGGAGCGCCCACAGCACCTATCAGGGACGCTGGCGCGAGATGGTGCAGCGTTCGGCGCTGGTCCTGAAGCTGCTGACTTCACATCAGCACGGCTCGATTGCGGCGGCGGCAACCTTTGGCCTGCCTGAAGAGCTGGGCGGCGAACGCAACTGGGACTATCGCGCCTCCTGGATCCGCGACGCCTCGTTCAGCATGTATGCCCTGATGCGGCTGGGCTACGTCGATGAAGCCAAACACTTTACCCACTGGGTTGGACGCTGTGTTGAAAACAGCCATCACGATGAGATGCGCCTGCAGGTGATGTACCGGCTGGACAGCGGCACCGAGCTACATGAGATGGAGTTACTCAATCTCTCCGGCTATGCCGACTCCCGTCCGGTTCGCATCGGCAATGACGCCTGGCAGCAGACCCAGCTCGATATCTATGGCGAGCTGATGGATGCGGTTTATCTGGCCAATAAGTATGGTGAGGCGATCTCTCAGCGCGGCTGGGAGCATGTGGTCAAAATGATCGACTGGCTGTGTGATAACTGGAATCAGCCCGATGCCGGTATCTGGGAGATGCGCGGCGAGCCGGAACACTTCCTGCATTCGCGTCTGATGTGCTGGGTGGCGCTGGATCGCGCATTGCGACTGGGCATGAAGCGATCCCTGCCGATGCCTTACGAACGCTGGGATCGGGCGCGTCGGGAGATCCGCGAAGATATCTGGGCAAACTTCTGGAACAGTGAACGCGGCCATTTCTCTGCCACCCGTCATGGGGAACATCTTGATGCCTCCATGCTGCTGATGCCGCTGGTGCGCTTCGTCGGTGCCACCGACCCGGACTGGATTGCCACGCTGGATGCGATCAAAACCAATCTGGTCAGCGATGGTATGGTGCGGCGTTACAACACGCATGAAACACCGGCCGATGGCCTTAAGGGATCGGAAGGCTCTTTTGGTGCCTGTTCATTCTGGTATGTCGAGTGTCTGGCGCGCGCAGGCCGGATTCAGGAGGCGCATTTTGAGTTTGAGAAGCTGCTGAGCTACGCCAATCCGCTGGGCCTGTACGCCGAGGAATTTGACAGCCACGGTCATGCGCTGGGCAATACGCCGCAGGCGCTGACGCATCTGGCGTTAATCAGTGCCGCCTTTTTCCTGAATCGCAAACTCAGTGGTGAACAGACGCAGTGGCAACCTTAG
- a CDS encoding DedA family protein yields the protein MHLDINALITQYGYLALFIGCIAEGETFTLLGGVAAHEGLLHYVGVVLAAMGGGIVGDQLLYWIGRRWGTRILHRFKKHQDKVVKANRLIKRRPSLFVIGVRFMYGFRLIGPIIIGASRLNPMKFFILNVIGAAIWSLIFVTLGYFAGGIIAPWLHKLDQHLKHLLWLVGAVVFAFVLRWVIRRWHNRRADQQ from the coding sequence TTGCATCTGGATATCAACGCATTAATTACGCAGTACGGTTACCTGGCACTTTTTATTGGCTGTATCGCCGAGGGGGAAACATTTACGTTGCTGGGCGGTGTTGCCGCGCATGAGGGGCTGCTGCATTACGTGGGAGTGGTGCTGGCCGCGATGGGCGGCGGCATTGTTGGCGATCAACTGCTCTACTGGATCGGTCGCCGCTGGGGCACGCGGATCCTGCACCGCTTTAAAAAGCATCAGGACAAAGTGGTCAAGGCAAACCGCCTGATTAAACGCCGCCCCAGCCTGTTCGTGATTGGCGTGCGCTTTATGTATGGCTTCCGGCTGATTGGTCCCATCATCATCGGTGCCAGCCGCCTCAACCCGATGAAATTTTTTATTCTCAACGTCATCGGGGCGGCTATCTGGTCGCTGATCTTTGTGACGCTGGGCTATTTCGCGGGCGGCATCATCGCACCGTGGCTGCATAAACTCGATCAGCATCTGAAACATCTGCTGTGGCTGGTCGGCGCGGTCGTCTTCGCCTTTGTGCTGCGCTGGGTGATCCGCCGCTGGCACAACCGCCGGGCCGATCAGCAATAA
- the pbpG gene encoding D-alanyl-D-alanine endopeptidase: protein MPAKIRSTLLSLALLVSGQIVSLPAQATTSLSQLAPIAQPQIASGSAMIVDLTTNKVLFSSHPERVRPIASITKLMTAMVVLDAHLPMNEMINVDVSQTPEMRGVFSRVKLNSQISRRNMMLLALMSSENRAAASLAHAYPGGYRAFIQAMNAKARSLGMKQTRYVEPTGLSTQNVSSAQDLVKLLKATREYPMLGALSTTKEETAVFAHPNYALPFRNTNHLVYKNDWHIQLTKTGYTDEAGHCLVMRTMINNRPVALVVLDAFGKYTHFADANRLRSWIETGKAAPVPAAALAYKKQKSGQVASNGASSADVE from the coding sequence ATGCCTGCAAAAATTCGCTCCACCCTGCTTTCGCTGGCGCTGCTCGTTTCCGGGCAGATTGTTTCACTTCCGGCGCAGGCGACGACTTCGCTGTCGCAACTTGCGCCTATTGCTCAGCCGCAGATCGCTTCTGGCAGTGCGATGATTGTCGACCTCACCACTAATAAAGTGCTCTTCTCCAGCCACCCGGAACGGGTCAGGCCGATTGCGTCCATCACCAAGCTGATGACCGCGATGGTGGTGCTGGATGCGCATCTGCCGATGAACGAGATGATTAACGTCGATGTCAGCCAGACGCCGGAAATGCGTGGTGTTTTCTCGCGCGTGAAGCTCAACAGCCAGATCAGCCGACGCAATATGATGTTACTGGCGCTGATGTCTTCAGAAAACCGTGCCGCCGCCAGCCTGGCGCACGCCTATCCGGGCGGTTATCGCGCCTTTATCCAGGCAATGAATGCCAAAGCGCGGTCACTTGGCATGAAACAGACCCGCTATGTAGAGCCAACCGGCCTCTCAACGCAGAACGTCTCCAGCGCACAGGATCTGGTGAAGTTACTCAAAGCGACGCGGGAATATCCGATGCTTGGCGCGCTCAGCACCACAAAAGAAGAGACGGCGGTGTTTGCCCATCCGAACTATGCGCTGCCGTTCCGCAATACCAACCATCTGGTCTATAAAAACGACTGGCATATTCAGCTGACCAAAACCGGTTATACCGACGAGGCGGGCCATTGCCTGGTGATGCGCACGATGATTAACAATCGTCCGGTGGCGCTGGTGGTGCTGGATGCCTTTGGCAAATATACCCACTTCGCCGACGCTAACCGTCTGCGCAGCTGGATTGAGACCGGCAAAGCCGCGCCAGTCCCCGCTGCTGCACTGGCGTATAAAAAGCAGAAGTCGGGCCAGGTTGCCAGCAATGGTGCCAGCAGTGCCGACGTTGAGTAG
- a CDS encoding Yip1 family protein, with protein MNHVWGLLAHPNQEMRHIKQENESVSHHYTHHVLLMAAIPVICAFIGTTQLGWNLGEGQYVQLNLATGIGLGILFYLIILGGVAVMGRVIHWMARDFPQRPGVQRCTVFAGYVATPLFLSGLVALYPLVWLCVLAAAVALLYTGYLLYIGIPLFLNIDREESLRFSGSTLAIGVLVFEVLLALTVVLWGYGPHLF; from the coding sequence ATGAATCATGTCTGGGGTCTGCTGGCGCATCCGAATCAGGAAATGCGTCATATCAAGCAAGAGAATGAGAGCGTATCGCACCATTACACCCACCATGTTCTGTTGATGGCGGCGATTCCGGTGATCTGCGCCTTTATCGGTACAACTCAGCTGGGCTGGAATCTGGGCGAGGGGCAATATGTGCAACTTAACCTGGCAACCGGGATCGGGCTGGGCATTCTGTTCTATCTGATTATTCTGGGCGGTGTCGCGGTTATGGGACGCGTGATCCACTGGATGGCGCGTGATTTTCCGCAGCGTCCTGGCGTCCAGCGCTGCACCGTGTTTGCGGGATACGTGGCGACGCCACTGTTTCTCAGCGGGCTGGTGGCACTCTATCCGCTGGTCTGGCTCTGCGTGCTGGCCGCCGCTGTGGCGCTGCTCTACACCGGCTATCTGCTCTATATTGGCATTCCGCTGTTTCTGAATATCGATCGCGAAGAGAGTCTGCGGTTTTCCGGCTCTACACTTGCCATCGGCGTGCTGGTTTTTGAAGTGTTACTGGCATTGACCGTGGTGCTGTGGGGATATGGACCGCATCTGTTCTGA
- a CDS encoding L,D-transpeptidase family protein yields the protein MKIIRAFASIALALAAFSQSAFAVVYPLPPANSRLIGENIEITVPEDSKLPLEAFAAQYQMGLSNMLEANPGVDVYLPKAGSKMIIPQQLILPDAPREGIVINSAEMRLYYYPKGSKTVVVLPIGIGELGKDTPINWTTAVERKKDGPTWTPTKGMHADYAARGETLPAVFPAGPDNPMGLYALYIGRLYAIHGTNANFGIGLRVSHGCVRLRADDIKWLYQNVPVGTRVQFVDQPVKATVEPDGSRYVEVHNPLSTTEEQFNSRELVPITLTQAVSKVLVDASVNQDQVNGAIQGRTGMPVKVNGVENNIQTAPVPAPENPQAAPQEEPMTPVTPQGASSDAAQPQQPTTEPAAPAAPVTPAAPAAAANTSS from the coding sequence ATGAAAATTATTCGCGCTTTCGCTTCAATCGCTCTGGCCCTGGCAGCGTTCAGCCAGTCAGCCTTTGCTGTGGTTTACCCGTTACCGCCGGCCAACAGCCGTCTGATCGGGGAAAATATTGAAATTACGGTTCCTGAAGACAGCAAGCTGCCGCTGGAAGCTTTTGCGGCGCAGTACCAGATGGGCCTCAGCAATATGCTGGAAGCTAATCCGGGTGTTGACGTTTATCTGCCTAAAGCTGGCAGCAAAATGATCATCCCACAGCAGCTGATCCTGCCTGACGCACCGCGTGAAGGCATTGTGATTAACAGCGCGGAGATGCGTCTCTATTACTATCCGAAAGGTAGCAAAACCGTGGTGGTGTTGCCAATTGGTATCGGTGAACTGGGTAAAGATACCCCGATTAACTGGACCACAGCGGTAGAACGTAAGAAAGATGGCCCGACCTGGACGCCAACCAAAGGTATGCACGCGGATTACGCGGCACGCGGTGAAACGCTGCCAGCCGTGTTCCCGGCAGGCCCGGATAACCCAATGGGGCTTTACGCGCTCTATATCGGTCGTCTCTATGCGATTCATGGCACCAACGCCAACTTCGGTATCGGCCTGCGCGTGAGCCACGGTTGTGTGCGTCTGCGCGCTGACGATATTAAGTGGCTGTATCAGAACGTGCCGGTCGGCACGCGCGTACAGTTCGTTGACCAGCCGGTAAAAGCGACCGTAGAGCCAGATGGCTCACGGTACGTTGAAGTGCATAACCCGCTGTCGACCACCGAAGAGCAGTTCAACTCACGTGAACTGGTGCCGATTACGCTGACGCAGGCCGTAAGCAAAGTGCTGGTTGATGCCAGCGTCAATCAGGATCAGGTTAACGGCGCTATTCAGGGCCGCACCGGTATGCCGGTAAAAGTGAACGGTGTGGAAAACAACATCCAGACCGCACCTGTCCCGGCGCCGGAAAACCCGCAGGCTGCACCACAGGAAGAACCGATGACGCCGGTGACCCCACAGGGTGCCAGCAGTGATGCTGCGCAGCCACAGCAGCCGACCACTGAGCCAGCCGCACCGGCCGCTCCGGTAACACCAGCAGCACCGGCAGCCGCGGCCAATACCAGCTCGTAA
- a CDS encoding DUF3772 domain-containing protein, translating to MFIRSLFVLIMLALVGFAPALALAADDAAGAAQEQDAPPKLNAAVELPKMQKILDKIKSQVSVDAGENKLTQLNEMALELSGNADTLGQALVPDRQQLEAQLQVLGPAPKADSGVKETPEVTRKRNTLESQKSKLDDQIKQAEGIKNGALMLSSQIVNLRRDQLKSQLALNSGSILGARFWSPLLSTQDLDGEKIGEFLQELQDTAALSWEPGWRVGSVFWLLAALLVMTAGRRYSEEFLAWISIHKLPEGKLRRSFLAAAIALTTLVAVVLTFNFIALAFTRRDEVSENVQDFVDQLVRLSVFCGLIAGLGRAFLSTRRPSWRLPTISNEVAMALKPFPPITAVLVFIFQTVEAFNYSVGTSLNTTIFANGLTALLIGSTALAISMRTNRVRRRMTQAGTPPEARSTLVGLIQMGLTLTGIAILVSLLIGYVTLARFLSYEVIWCGLLFGSFYFLSHLLKDGCESLFSTSNATGRRIQSSLNINERHLQQTATLLAAIGKTFLVLIVALALVNGTFASSTPIELLQKVIEFWGGKGLESLNIVPAHMVNAIICLIVGIYVLRSVRRWLDTDFLPKTTMDVGMRVSLVTLFSNIGYVLIILLTLSIMGLQWNKLAWIVSALSVGIGFGLQEIVKNFISGLILLTERPVKVGDLVSISGIEGDIRRINVRATEIQLGDKSTVIVPNSQFISQNVRNATMGNAQGVVTITLTFPLDIDPVKVRDILLEVYNENERILETPEPSVSFKDLTQQGIVLSVTGNVAGQRQISGAKSDLLFDILTRLRKEGILLSTPQTMIIERRQQMAGVAPVPEEKLV from the coding sequence ATGTTTATACGATCCCTTTTTGTATTGATAATGCTGGCGCTGGTAGGGTTTGCCCCGGCGCTGGCGCTGGCCGCAGATGATGCGGCCGGGGCTGCTCAGGAACAGGATGCCCCGCCGAAGCTGAATGCCGCGGTTGAACTGCCGAAAATGCAGAAGATCCTCGACAAAATTAAAAGTCAGGTTTCTGTCGATGCTGGCGAAAACAAGCTGACGCAGCTGAATGAAATGGCGCTGGAGCTCTCCGGCAATGCCGATACGCTGGGTCAGGCGCTGGTTCCCGATCGCCAGCAACTGGAAGCCCAGTTGCAGGTGCTGGGTCCGGCCCCGAAAGCGGACAGCGGCGTCAAAGAGACGCCGGAGGTGACGCGCAAGCGTAACACGCTGGAGAGTCAGAAAAGCAAACTCGACGACCAGATTAAGCAGGCTGAAGGCATTAAAAATGGCGCACTGATGCTCTCCTCGCAGATTGTTAACCTGCGTCGCGATCAGCTGAAAAGCCAGCTGGCGCTGAACTCCGGCAGCATTCTCGGGGCGCGCTTCTGGTCACCGTTGCTCAGCACACAGGATCTGGATGGCGAGAAAATTGGTGAGTTCCTGCAGGAGTTGCAGGACACCGCAGCGCTTTCCTGGGAGCCGGGCTGGCGCGTCGGCAGTGTCTTCTGGCTGCTGGCGGCGCTGCTGGTGATGACGGCTGGCCGTCGTTACAGCGAAGAGTTTCTGGCCTGGATCAGCATTCACAAACTGCCGGAAGGTAAGCTGCGCCGCAGTTTCCTGGCGGCAGCGATAGCCCTGACCACCCTGGTGGCTGTCGTCCTCACCTTTAACTTCATCGCCCTGGCCTTTACCCGCCGTGATGAGGTTTCTGAAAACGTTCAGGACTTTGTGGATCAACTGGTTCGGCTCAGTGTCTTTTGTGGCCTGATTGCCGGACTGGGACGCGCTTTCCTCTCTACCCGTCGCCCCAGCTGGCGTTTACCGACCATCTCCAATGAAGTGGCGATGGCGTTAAAACCGTTTCCACCGATTACCGCCGTGCTGGTCTTTATCTTCCAGACGGTCGAGGCGTTTAACTACAGCGTCGGCACCAGCCTGAATACCACCATTTTTGCCAACGGGCTGACGGCCCTGCTGATCGGCAGCACCGCGCTGGCGATCAGCATGCGTACCAACCGCGTTCGTCGCCGTATGACTCAGGCGGGTACACCACCGGAGGCACGTTCTACGCTGGTCGGACTGATCCAGATGGGCCTGACGCTGACCGGGATCGCCATTCTGGTGTCGCTGCTCATCGGTTACGTCACGCTGGCGCGCTTCCTGAGTTATGAAGTGATCTGGTGCGGCCTGCTGTTTGGCTCGTTCTACTTCCTCAGTCATCTGCTGAAAGATGGCTGTGAGAGTCTCTTCTCAACCAGTAACGCTACCGGTCGTCGCATCCAGAGTTCGCTTAACATTAATGAGCGTCACCTGCAGCAGACGGCCACGCTGCTGGCGGCCATTGGTAAAACGTTCCTGGTGCTGATTGTCGCGCTGGCGCTGGTCAACGGCACTTTTGCCTCCTCAACGCCGATTGAGCTGCTGCAAAAAGTGATCGAGTTCTGGGGCGGTAAAGGACTCGAATCCCTGAACATCGTACCGGCGCACATGGTGAATGCGATAATCTGCCTGATTGTCGGAATCTATGTGCTGCGCTCGGTGCGTCGCTGGCTCGACACCGATTTCCTGCCAAAAACCACCATGGATGTGGGAATGCGGGTGTCGCTGGTGACGCTGTTCAGCAACATCGGTTACGTGCTGATTATCCTGCTTACCCTGTCGATCATGGGTCTGCAGTGGAACAAGCTGGCGTGGATCGTCAGTGCGCTGTCGGTTGGTATCGGTTTTGGCTTACAGGAGATCGTGAAGAACTTTATCTCGGGGCTGATTCTATTAACCGAGCGTCCGGTTAAAGTCGGCGATCTGGTGAGCATCAGCGGCATCGAAGGGGACATCCGCCGCATTAACGTGCGTGCCACCGAGATCCAACTGGGCGACAAGTCCACGGTGATTGTGCCTAACTCACAGTTTATTTCGCAGAACGTGCGCAATGCGACCATGGGCAATGCGCAGGGGGTGGTGACGATTACGCTGACTTTCCCCCTCGATATCGATCCGGTGAAGGTGCGCGATATTCTGCTGGAGGTTTACAACGAGAATGAACGCATTCTGGAGACGCCGGAGCCGTCTGTTTCGTTTAAAGATCTGACCCAGCAGGGGATTGTGCTGAGCGTCACGGGTAACGTGGCGGGTCAGCGCCAGATCTCAGGCGCGAAGAGCGACCTGCTGTTTGATATTCTGACGCGTCTGCGTAAAGAGGGCATCCTGCTCTCGACACCGCAAACCATGATTATTGAGCGCCGTCAGCAGATGGCGGGTGTGGCGCCGGTACCGGAAGAGAAGCTGGTTTAG
- a CDS encoding beta-N-acetylhexosaminidase, producing the protein MFKLSLIALTLLGAAASGHASSSAQQVVNQISQSGITYQVNDNQAALNGTDCAALGADYAACNRATITLTNNGPALTDKHWAIYMSNVHQTLRVENDQFKMTHLVGDLTRLEPTDKFTGIGAGESVQIPIVNEYWQLFVTDVMPRWYVTSGQATPKIIASTDHEDPSQFMLPLGDHWRRSADDHNVLMQPVSRFDKNSDVAALPVSALRGQITPTPLEMKLRPQDADLSRGVRLMLTGLTPETGEAVKQRLTLLGLKEAPDGFAITTQIKPDHFSGITAKSGAYNLDITPRRAIVVAYDAAGAFYGLMSILSLVPGEGAARIAALEAHDAPRFAYRGAFLDVARNFHSKQAVMRLLDQMAAWKMNRFHFHLSDDEGWRIEIPGLPELTDVGAKRCHDLTEQRCLLPQLGSGPFSDNNGSGYFSRADYIDIVKYAQARHIQVIPEIDMPAHARAAVISMEARYQRLMKAGDAEQASAYRLIDPTDDSNTTSVQLYDRTSYLNPCIAGSQRFVDKVIGEVQAMHQEAGQPLSTWHFGGDEAKNIRLGAGYSDKNNPKPGTGLRDWRNEDLPWAKSQACQALVKSGKVEDLTHLPSYFALSVSEIVNRHGIGKMQAWQDGLKDARNAAAFATPRVAVNFWDTLYWGGFDSAADWSQKGYDVVISSPDYLYLDFPYEVNPLERGYYWGTRFNDERKIFGFAPDNLPQNAETSVDRDGNFFSAKSEKTWSGAYGMSAQLWSETVRTDAQMEHMLYPRLFAVAERSWHRASWERDYQPGQEYTGGKTHLVDQQARLHDWQRFANLLGQRELAKLDKAGIDYRLPVPGAKIVDGILSMNVALPGVMLEYSLDKGANWQRYDANRPPQISGAVTIRSVSRDGQRTSRVETL; encoded by the coding sequence ATGTTTAAGTTAAGCCTTATCGCGCTCACTCTGCTGGGCGCTGCAGCCTCAGGCCACGCCAGCTCGTCAGCGCAGCAGGTGGTGAACCAAATCAGCCAGTCTGGCATCACTTATCAGGTGAATGACAACCAGGCCGCTCTGAATGGCACCGACTGCGCCGCGCTGGGTGCCGACTATGCCGCCTGCAATCGCGCGACCATTACCCTGACCAATAACGGCCCGGCACTGACCGACAAACACTGGGCCATCTACATGAGCAACGTTCACCAGACGCTGCGGGTCGAAAACGATCAGTTTAAAATGACCCACCTGGTTGGCGACTTAACCCGACTGGAGCCGACGGACAAGTTTACCGGCATTGGTGCAGGTGAGTCGGTGCAGATTCCCATCGTTAATGAATACTGGCAGCTGTTTGTCACTGATGTGATGCCGCGCTGGTATGTCACGTCCGGGCAGGCAACGCCCAAAATTATTGCCAGCACCGACCATGAAGACCCCAGCCAGTTTATGTTGCCGCTGGGTGATCACTGGCGACGCAGTGCCGATGACCACAATGTCCTGATGCAGCCCGTCAGCCGGTTTGATAAAAACAGCGATGTTGCTGCCCTGCCCGTCTCTGCGCTGCGCGGTCAAATCACACCCACGCCGCTTGAGATGAAGCTCCGCCCGCAGGATGCCGATCTCAGCCGCGGCGTCAGGCTGATGCTTACCGGGCTGACACCTGAAACCGGTGAAGCGGTAAAACAGCGCCTGACCCTGCTCGGCCTGAAAGAAGCGCCAGATGGATTCGCCATCACGACACAGATCAAGCCGGACCACTTCAGCGGCATAACGGCGAAATCGGGCGCATACAATCTGGATATCACGCCCCGCCGCGCCATTGTGGTGGCCTACGATGCTGCCGGGGCTTTCTACGGTCTGATGTCGATTCTCTCACTGGTACCTGGCGAAGGTGCGGCGCGTATCGCCGCGCTGGAAGCCCATGATGCGCCGCGCTTTGCTTATCGCGGCGCGTTTCTTGATGTTGCCCGTAACTTTCACAGTAAGCAGGCGGTGATGCGGCTGCTTGATCAGATGGCGGCGTGGAAGATGAACCGCTTTCACTTTCACCTGAGTGACGATGAGGGCTGGCGGATTGAAATTCCTGGCTTACCGGAACTGACTGACGTGGGCGCTAAACGCTGTCATGACCTGACCGAACAGCGTTGTCTGCTGCCGCAGCTCGGTTCCGGTCCGTTCAGCGATAACAACGGTAGCGGCTACTTCAGTCGTGCCGACTACATCGACATTGTGAAATATGCGCAGGCGCGCCACATTCAGGTGATCCCGGAAATTGATATGCCCGCCCACGCCCGTGCGGCGGTCATCTCAATGGAAGCGCGCTATCAGCGGCTGATGAAAGCGGGAGACGCTGAACAGGCCAGCGCGTACCGCCTGATCGATCCCACCGACGACTCCAATACCACCTCGGTGCAGCTCTACGACCGCACCAGCTATCTCAATCCCTGCATTGCGGGTTCTCAGCGCTTTGTCGACAAGGTGATCGGTGAGGTTCAGGCGATGCATCAGGAAGCGGGACAGCCATTAAGCACCTGGCATTTCGGCGGGGATGAAGCGAAGAATATCCGCCTGGGTGCAGGCTACTCTGACAAAAATAACCCTAAACCAGGTACCGGCCTGCGCGACTGGCGTAACGAAGATCTGCCGTGGGCGAAATCGCAGGCGTGCCAGGCGCTCGTGAAGAGCGGCAAAGTGGAAGATCTGACGCACCTGCCGAGCTATTTCGCCCTGTCCGTCAGTGAAATTGTTAACCGCCACGGCATTGGCAAAATGCAGGCGTGGCAGGATGGTTTAAAAGATGCCAGAAATGCCGCAGCCTTCGCTACCCCGCGCGTTGCGGTCAACTTCTGGGATACCCTCTACTGGGGCGGTTTTGACAGTGCCGCCGACTGGTCACAGAAAGGATACGATGTCGTGATCTCCAGTCCTGACTACCTCTATCTGGACTTCCCGTATGAGGTGAACCCGCTGGAGCGCGGCTACTACTGGGGCACACGTTTCAACGACGAGCGTAAAATCTTTGGCTTTGCACCGGACAACCTGCCGCAGAATGCGGAGACCTCGGTGGATCGCGACGGCAATTTTTTCAGCGCCAAATCAGAGAAGACGTGGAGTGGTGCTTATGGCATGTCGGCCCAGCTGTGGAGTGAAACCGTGCGTACTGACGCCCAGATGGAGCACATGCTCTATCCGCGCCTGTTTGCGGTCGCGGAACGAAGCTGGCACCGCGCCAGCTGGGAGCGGGATTACCAGCCAGGTCAGGAATACACGGGAGGCAAAACCCATCTCGTCGATCAGCAGGCACGCCTGCATGACTGGCAGCGATTTGCCAACCTGCTGGGACAACGGGAACTGGCGAAGCTGGATAAAGCGGGTATCGATTATCGCCTGCCGGTGCCGGGAGCAAAAATCGTAGATGGCATCCTGTCGATGAATGTCGCCTTGCCCGGCGTGATGCTGGAGTACAGCCTGGACAAAGGGGCTAACTGGCAGCGCTACGATGCTAACAGACCGCCGCAGATCAGCGGTGCCGTGACAATCCGCTCCGTCAGCCGTGACGGCCAGCGCACCAGTCGCGTGGAAACGTTGTAG
- a CDS encoding DUF2931 family protein yields MEIRRMARLITLLILTGCHSAGQTGPAVVKTDAPSEWKFNFFTPKALPALVTFAVIQGADGTIYRFNTLNSTSALPEVIGKWNDKDRASGGYWNHIDRPPKHFIFCWDSVIDKKVYETHLTVPDVIVKKMNSASGKTDPYNNTYDTIQIGLAPEGKVAVWLKGIGFEPNYRITPSVLKTLSGDKLDICKGITRFSDGYEYGKDTEIFIKGKKYPYGQW; encoded by the coding sequence ATGGAAATAAGACGCATGGCGAGACTTATTACACTTCTGATACTGACTGGCTGTCACAGTGCAGGCCAGACGGGTCCGGCAGTGGTCAAAACTGATGCTCCCTCAGAGTGGAAATTCAATTTCTTCACGCCAAAAGCGTTACCTGCTCTGGTGACATTTGCCGTGATTCAGGGTGCTGATGGGACGATTTATCGCTTTAATACACTTAACAGTACTTCTGCACTGCCTGAGGTTATCGGTAAGTGGAATGATAAAGATCGTGCCTCTGGTGGCTACTGGAATCATATTGATCGCCCCCCTAAACATTTTATCTTTTGCTGGGACTCGGTAATTGATAAGAAAGTGTATGAGACCCATCTGACTGTCCCTGATGTCATCGTAAAAAAGATGAACAGTGCCAGTGGGAAAACGGACCCCTATAATAATACCTATGACACCATCCAGATTGGCCTGGCTCCGGAGGGGAAGGTAGCGGTATGGCTAAAAGGTATCGGGTTTGAGCCTAATTATCGCATTACACCGTCCGTCCTGAAAACTTTATCCGGAGATAAGCTGGATATCTGTAAAGGGATTACACGTTTTTCTGACGGCTATGAATACGGCAAAGATACTGAGATTTTTATCAAAGGAAAAAAATACCCTTACGGCCAATGGTAA